One Ahaetulla prasina isolate Xishuangbanna chromosome 10, ASM2864084v1, whole genome shotgun sequence genomic region harbors:
- the LOC131204869 gene encoding leucine-rich repeat and fibronectin type III domain-containing protein 1-like, protein MEGLLLCLLVVLAHLARPQVCPKRCMCQNLSPSLAILCTKTGLLFVPTMIDRHTVELRLTDNFITVIRRKDFSNMTSLVHLTLSRNTISQILPYAFTDLRSLRALHLDNNRLLLIGAEQLKGLPNLAISPKMVLSFG, encoded by the coding sequence ATGGAGGGCCTCCTGCTGTGTCTTCTGGTGGTCCTGGCCCACCTGGCCCGACCTCAGGTGTGTCCCAAGCGCTGCATGTGCCAGAACCTCTCCCCTTCGCTGGCCATCCTGTGCACCAAGACCGGCCTCCTCTTCGTGCCCACCATGATCGATCGACACACGGTGGAGCTGCGCCTGACGGACAACTTCATCACCGTCATCCGCCGGAAGGATTTCTCCAACATGACCAGCCTGGTGCACCTCACCCTTTCGCGCAACACCATCAGCCAGATCCTGCCCTACGCCTTCACCGACCTGCGCAGCCTGCGGGCGCTGCACCTGGACAACAACCGGCTGCTCCTGATTGGGGCCGAGCAGCTGAAGGGCCTGCCCAACCTCGCCATCTCGCCAAAGATGGTTTTATCCTTTGGCTGA